ACTTTGAACGACCAGATTCTATTGTGTGGCTGCTGAATCTGTCCGCGTTTTTGGCTGGTTTTCACTGCTGCAGTGACACCAATGCACAACAATTAGCGCCAGATCTGTTGTCCATAAGATCGGCTCTGCACGACTATGACATTTGGAGTAGCTATAATTTAgagtttttaaataaaataaagtagtttaaatatttatttttagtttaaaataaaaacaaggtATCTCAAAAAACCTCAATCGGTCAAACATGTCCTATGAGTGCGATAACGAATTGACATTTGGAATTGTGACAAGTGTAAATTCTGTTATTCGACACTTCGATTAGGCAAGCAACGCTTGAAGCAGTCCTACTATCTGtttggaagaaaagaagaaataatACATAACTTAGCCTTCGTTGTTCGTACTCTCTGttcgaaagaaagaaaataagcaTGACTAACTCTGAAGGCTGAAGTTAAAAGCTGCAATTAACTTCGTCTCACTCTCAAGGTTGTCCTGTATGCAGATGGCGGAGTTCCTTATGAAAAGATCAGCATATAAGAATTTGTCCCCGTTCCTTCTACTGTATCACAAAAGATAACCAGTTTGGCTTCATGGATGCCATTCAGTTCATCGATTATACTCACCTGGATTGAGTCAACAACTTGTAGGTACGTGCCATATGTAGACAACATATAAGCTTCCATTACAAAAGCCACCAGGGCCTAATCTAGAAGGCATTCTCTTTTAAAAGCTGGAAAGTTCGATGTAAATGCATAATTCAAACAAATACCAACACATGGCACACGAGCAAGCAAACATCAGAACTGATAAGCATCCCAATTTCCAGTAACTGAGTTTCAAATTTCTCAATTGGAGCAACATTTTTGGAAGAAGCATAGGCATCAATGACGATTAAGAATCCACACCGAGTCAATACAATAGCACTATCACCTATAATCAATTTAACATCAACACTAAAAAGAATGGGGGTTCTACTAAAATCCCAAAATCTGAGCTCCTCTATATACCAAATCTCACATGACTCACTGAAAAGCCCGCCCCATGGAAAAAGGACAAGACAGCGGTGAAACACACAATTAATTTCCACACTCTGTCCATACAATCAAGAGAAGGTGCTTGTTCTGGACTTCCAATAAATTTTCCTCAGGAAGATGAGCTTCCACAACCAGCACAGCAAGCTCAAGCAACAACAGCAGGGCCCTATTTCagaaaaaaaggtaaaaaataaTGTGGAACTTGGAGTATGCAAAGCAAAGaacattataaataaaaaaggttaaaaaatgGAGCACACTAGTTGAATTTATATTTCTTAGGGATGAATATCGATTGACATAGGAGTGCAAAGAAGCTGCTTTATTCTTGGAATTACGTGAGTTCTTTCTTGCTTCGTGGCAATGCCCCTTAGGATTAGCCAAAAGGCAGCATCTTGCAGCTTCATAATTCTCAAATCTGTCACTATAACATATATGTATGTCATAGATAGCATGGACATCTAAAATTCCACAGCCAAACTGACAAATTGTTCCAGTACTCTCCATCCTGTTAGTTCCTCTTTGACCTTTCTTGTTTGTTATCAGGGCCACAATTTTATTAACCGAGGCATGTTTTATTAGGAGCCAGTGAAATGGCAATCCCTTCGTGATTGTGATCAAGGATCAGGACTGAGTCTACAATATACATGTAAATTAGCTGTTTCGTTGATCATGTCCAGGCAAAGAGAACATCCACTAATGGAAACAAATTGTGCTGTACACCGTAAGTGTAGATTAATGATTGCTTAGCTATCAAAGTTATAGATACTCTGCAATCTGAAGTTATTGGAACTTGGACTACaattaaaaggaaaaaacgTATAATGTAACTACAGCTCTTTTTATTGTAGTTTGGAATTTAGactaaaattaaaaagaaaaacgtgtagATTACAGCTCTCTAGATTTGCTACATGATGTTAATAGCACTGCTTAACTTTCGATTATGAATTTACCTAGTAAGAAACAGTAAAAAATACCAGCTGTCACTTACTTTCGCTGTTAGATTTGACACAGCTACTTGGAACTTTTCTCTGGTTCTAGAGCCAGCTACATGGCCAGCCTTGGCAACCTTGCTAAAAGCACCATTCAGCCAGCTTGTTCCAGCAGACACATACCTGCAAGTAAGAGGAAATAATAGAAGAGATTAGCAATACAAGACATAAAAAACCCATGTAGATGAAGGAGGCCATTAAGTACTTCAGAAGGTGTAGGGTGTAATGAAGGTACAGTTCATTGAGATATTTTAGTTCATTATAAGCCATATATTTGAACTGATTATTTGAGCATTAACAAAAGCATGGATGAGAAGAGACCTGTTGGTTTTCACAGCAGCGCCTGTATCATTTAGCTTGCGCTCTGCAGCCAGCAAAGCAGCCATTGTTTTGTCAGAAACATTTAACCTTTGGTCCACATATTTCACCTTTTCATTTACAACTGATACCCCATTGTTTATCTTCTCCGAAAGGCGAACACGCTTATCAAAGGAACTGATCCTCGCTGATGCATTAGCCCTCAATTGATGTTTCTCGTCAAATGCTTTAGCCTTGTTCACAGCATCTTGTCTCATCATTGAACTCCTTGCAATCACACTTGTAATGACATCATGGGCCTTGATGGCATAGACATGGCCAGTGGGACTGGCATTGGCCTATGTGGTAGGAAGAAACTTTTAAATTAGTGACAACTGCCAAACATAATCCACCTTGCACTACAATAACATATATGCAGATAGGTTCCTTATTTTTCTTGCCATGGGGGAGGTGGTTTGGCGTAGGTGTTGCGCAACAGTCACTATCAGTAGAAAAACTACATGGTGTTGCACTTAGTCACCGCCTCATCCCTAACATCCACCTCGTCCAAGGTGGCCCCTATGTTAACATTTTGCCACCCTGCTCATGGTCCCTGTTCCCTGGTTTAATGGGAGGCTCTTGATCTAACTACACAGGGAGAAGAAAACTAAAAATGCACTGGGATTAAAAGGTACCTCTGTGGAGTGCTCCAAATCTGCAGTAGGAGCTGAACTTGCACTAGTCACCTCATTGACCACAAGATGCTGCATGATTTTCAAAATGGATATCTCTATCAAAAAGAAGGATCAATATAGATCAATCACATTTGCGTAACATAAATTAGATTAATAGTAAACCTGTTCGGTAACAGGAATGTAGATGTAATCTTCAGCAGGGGTTATGTTCACAACTTGATCCACAATTGTTGCTCCCTGGAAAAGGAAAAACAGGGGATATTGTTTCATGGTAGCATTAAAGGAAAAGCTTATTTAATGTTTCTTATTTTGCAATGCAGCAAATCTAACTGGGTAacatggtgagatacaaaacAGAGTGAAGAAGACACAGAGCTGGACACAGATTCACTGGACCATCAGCTGTGCAATGTATTTCATTTTCAAAACATAGAAACAGGAAGAGCCTTCTCTATTGCAGCGGGTTACTACAACTTTTAGATAGTCATGTTGCGACTGATGCACATTTTCTGACTTGTATGCATGATGCACATAAAGAAATAACTGGCATGCTTATTTCTTACATGGCAAGACAAAATCACAAAGTCAAAGAATCACGTTAGTAACCCTATAAGATATGCTTCTCACTTCTGTGTCAATCAAAGCAGGAATTAAAATACTCAgcaatttttttctcctttttaatTCCCCATGGTCAATAGCCTTCTTAAGATTTTACAAATGACTTACGATAGTACTGAGGGTATTTCCATCACTTGATTGCCAGTGCATGAAGCACATGGTAATGGTCAAAGAAATTTAAAGAATCAAATCGCAATACATTTTTTAGTCAAAAAGGCCATACAAGAATTCAACATGTGCAAGGATCCTCCGATTCTGTGACAAAACTCCAACACAAACAAGGCTAGAGTGAATGACCTGTATGGaaatttttctaattcttcctAATTGATATATACACCAGAACAGGCCCTGCGTACATATATGCGATTTACCACAAGAACGAAAACaccttttgatttttttttccatcgcTACACGCTATGATATCGATAGCAACCGACACAAGTTCTGGCTTACCGGGCCACTTGAATAACCCAAAACACAACAACCACATATACCAACTTCACTATTCACAATGGCAGCCACACAAACTACATCATTGAAAATACCAATTCTGAAAACAATGAAACCAATAACCAAAAAAAGAACTCTACATATGAAACCAATTGATGCGCGAGACCATACCGACAGCAGAAGCGCAATCTCAAGGGCATTGGGATCTTTGAACGTGACGTAGGCCGTCCTCCCCGTCGCCACACCGTCACTGCAGTAAAAAATCACAATGCAGTCAAACTGGGCAAGGATAAAAATTTATCGTAACAGCGATTACCGAACGAGCAGGCAAAGAAATCAAGAAGCGCTTACAATCTGATGTCGACTTTCTCGATTTCGCCGGAGAATGAGAAGAACTCGCGCACCTCCCGCTCCGTCGCAAGATCTGAGATGTTCCGCACCCTCACCGTCCTCACCACCCTCTTGCCCCCCTCCTGCATGTGAAACGAACAGCCACACCCTCAAAACCCGTCAACAACACAACGCCCTGCAATCCCCAACACCACCACCaaacaagaaaaccaagaaaCGCTTACCTCCATGGCGTGGCGCCGAGAAAGAACTCAGAGGAAGCGGTCAAAGAAACCAGCCGCGAACTCGGGCTGCGCGAGAGAATCCGCGGCGGGAGCAGAGAAAGGCGGTGGCTGGGTAGCGCAGGGTTCAGGGGCGCTCGGGCGATTGGCAatggcgtagtccggttggttgctcgtcgccgccgcggGTTGCTGCTGCTACTTTTCTTGAGCTGTTCGCTGCCTAGTTGGCCGACGAAAATTAATAACGAAAATGAAGCAACTCTTCCTTCCTACTCATCAAAGGAATTACCCTTTTTACCCTCAGCAGTCTCCGCGCCAGGTGGCAAGGCCCTGGTAGAAGACGGAGGGGCCGAAGAGTAATTTTGTGGTGGGGTCTTACTTGGGCGGCATGCTGGCCGCAGAGTTTTGCTTCGCGACGGCGCCATCTCTTCTGACCTgtcaaactaattttttattttaaaagaattaattaataattaaaaacTATTcttaattatataaaatacgagtCGTTTCTGTTATCTTTCCTTGCTATCTTTCTATTTAAagtttttaaataatttacttatttttgCCATCTAATTTTGTTCTTtatcctccttgtcatctaataaaaacttataaaatttaaataatttacttactTTTGTCATCAATCCTCGTACTTCAGTCTCATCATCTCATTACCGCTACCGACACAGGACTCgtcttactaataaaaataaataaaaaattaagagaaaaattaacAGATAATCTTCTCATTTTTGGATCATatataaaatcaaactacgacatcGCTTTTAATATATTCATTGGACGACACTCTCGTAACACATTTACATTTTCATACTTTAAATTTATACTTATATAactataactaatatttatatttgtcGTTACAACTCATAAACGCTTAGCACTGAAGCTAGTGCCAAGTAATAACTCGGTCCAGCCAATCAGAGCAGGTAAGAACCGGGCTCAGCTTACTCTAGCCCTTGGGGCTAATCTGACGGGCGCGTGGGGCCGTTGATTTGATTTGGGTGCCGCTTCAAGGACGATAGTGATTAGTTGCTAAACAGCGGCGGTTAGGCCCACAGGCTGGCTCAGTTGAGGTCATGTGGCACACCGGTCGCTTTCTGCTCCCCACACCTTGGAACGATGGCAAAAGGTCACTTGCATGCTGCATGTGAGATGGGCCCTTCCTGTGGCTTCTCTCACCGGTGGGTTGTCCCAACTCCCAAGTGCCAACTACTTCTCCTCTCCTAACATCAGTATATCTAACCTGGCTTGCAGTAATGCTCAGTCTCTTCTACTTAGGCACATGTATAAATAATGGTATCATCTTAGCCATCTCATACAGTGGTGTAGCCAGAAATTTGAGTTACTTGGGGtgaaattttaatattaaaACATTAAACACCACGTAATTACACATCGAACATGAAAAATCACTAAACATATATTCAAGCTATCATGTTTTAACTAACAAGATTGCACAAgtataaaataaaacataaagGGTTCATAGAGAGTACTGATTAAGAGCCAAAGGGATGAAGGGTGCCTAGTTTGCATTGACATAAGGGGAAAATTGAACCAATTTATGAGGTAAAAAGTTCTCCCAGACACTGATGCACTTCACATTGCTCGTAGTGCTCATCCACTACCCAAAGTCCTTTGCTAACTCTGGCAGACCTAGGGCAGCTGCCCTGGTTTGCCCCCTGGTGGCTACACCGCTGGTCTCATAGCATAGCCACAAGCCCACAACATAGAAATAGTAGTTGTGCGAGAAAACAATGAGAGATGATGTATGTTGTCTCATCGGCAATGGACCATCTCTTAGAGATCTGTGGGATCAATGAGAGATAACTTGTAATGGCATTTGCAATGGGCCATGCACGTCGT
The nucleotide sequence above comes from Phragmites australis chromosome 4, lpPhrAust1.1, whole genome shotgun sequence. Encoded proteins:
- the LOC133915447 gene encoding binding partner of ACD11 1-like; this translates as MEEGGKRVVRTVRVRNISDLATEREVREFFSFSGEIEKVDIRFDGVATGRTAYVTFKDPNALEIALLLSGATIVDQVVNITPAEDYIYIPVTEQHLVVNEVTSASSAPTADLEHSTEANASPTGHVYAIKAHDVITSVIARSSMMRQDAVNKAKAFDEKHQLRANASARISSFDKRVRLSEKINNGVSVVNEKVKYVDQRLNVSDKTMAALLAAERKLNDTGAAVKTNRYVSAGTSWLNGAFSKVAKAGHVAGSRTREKFQVAVSNLTAKGPAVVA